A window from Gottschalkiaceae bacterium SANA encodes these proteins:
- a CDS encoding anti-sigma regulatory factor, which produces MTEEVAASFDYEIEKDDFKIAGSASSHIKKILKQLGLPNPLIRRASIIAYELEINLVIHTFGGSMRLEVHPDRIVILTEDVGPGIEDVDQALIEGYSTANDKAREMGFGAGMGLPNIRRCSDDFSIRSKLGEGTWIRSEIHVG; this is translated from the coding sequence ATGACAGAAGAAGTGGCAGCATCCTTTGATTATGAAATTGAAAAGGATGATTTTAAAATAGCGGGCTCGGCATCGAGTCATATCAAAAAAATATTAAAACAATTGGGCTTGCCAAATCCCTTAATCCGTCGCGCGTCTATTATTGCCTATGAATTGGAAATCAATTTGGTGATCCATACATTTGGAGGTTCTATGCGCCTCGAGGTACATCCGGATCGTATTGTGATTTTAACAGAAGATGTAGGACCAGGGATTGAAGATGTCGATCAAGCCTTGATAGAAGGATATTCCACGGCAAATGACAAAGCCAGAGAAATGGGTTTTGGCGCGGGGATGGGACTGCCGAATATTCGGCGTTGCTCCGATGATTTTTCCATTCGCTCAAAGCTTGGGGAAGGAACTTGGATTCGATCGGAGATTCATGTAGGATAG
- a CDS encoding [Fe-Fe] hydrogenase large subunit C-terminal domain-containing protein: MMGKDAHAVKVRADRCTGCTRCMQSCPTEAIRVKEGLAIINAARCIDCSQCIESCPFDAHSIDSGSLEDIKNFKYTIVIPAITFAAQFSGGPKIDVLCSALRKLGFDLVFSEGLAVDYLKDRVREIVVNNQVKKPIISSHCPAVIRLIQTKYSSLIDHIMPTGSPVDIAANMARNLIKEKYGYSDSDIGVFYLSPCPARITNVVNPIGMQESAINVTIPIKDVYGDVLRILSGMKEPVSEFSNCMKPENLPWAEVGGQAKMSGVDNYIAVSGIHEVAKVFDQIEMGELDEVDFIEASSCTGGCVGGPLNIENPFVAQRNIRRLAENSSQGYFQMIDSVLAQFKHIYLTEEISPKQTNILDEDFTKAIEKMKQIEEITSRLRGLDCGSCGAPNCRALAEDIVQGKARMEDCVFYQEQQHLWRLEDESE; the protein is encoded by the coding sequence ATGATGGGTAAGGATGCACATGCAGTCAAAGTACGAGCGGATCGCTGCACGGGATGCACGCGGTGCATGCAAAGCTGTCCCACGGAAGCGATTCGTGTGAAAGAGGGGCTAGCAATTATTAATGCAGCCCGTTGTATCGATTGCAGTCAATGTATAGAGAGTTGCCCTTTTGACGCTCACAGCATTGATAGTGGAAGCTTGGAAGATATCAAGAACTTTAAATATACGATAGTAATTCCGGCCATCACCTTCGCTGCCCAATTTTCGGGTGGACCGAAGATTGATGTGCTTTGTTCAGCTTTGCGCAAGCTGGGATTTGACCTTGTTTTCAGCGAAGGATTGGCAGTTGATTATTTAAAGGACCGTGTTCGTGAAATTGTTGTGAATAATCAAGTGAAGAAACCGATTATTTCATCGCATTGCCCAGCAGTGATTCGGTTGATTCAGACCAAGTATTCTTCCTTAATCGATCACATTATGCCAACGGGATCGCCTGTGGATATTGCAGCCAACATGGCTCGAAATCTGATTAAGGAAAAATATGGGTATTCAGATTCGGATATCGGAGTCTTTTATCTCTCACCTTGTCCAGCAAGAATCACCAATGTCGTCAATCCCATCGGCATGCAAGAATCTGCTATTAATGTGACGATTCCCATTAAGGATGTTTACGGAGATGTATTGCGAATTTTAAGTGGTATGAAAGAGCCTGTAAGTGAATTCAGCAATTGCATGAAGCCGGAAAATCTGCCATGGGCTGAAGTTGGTGGTCAGGCAAAGATGAGCGGAGTAGATAATTATATCGCTGTTTCTGGCATCCATGAAGTAGCCAAAGTGTTTGACCAAATCGAGATGGGAGAATTGGATGAGGTAGATTTTATTGAAGCTTCTTCCTGTACCGGTGGCTGTGTAGGGGGGCCTTTAAATATCGAAAATCCCTTTGTGGCTCAGCGAAATATTCGAAGACTGGCAGAAAATTCATCGCAAGGATACTTTCAAATGATCGATTCTGTCTTGGCACAGTTTAAACACATCTACTTGACGGAAGAAATTTCGCCGAAACAAACCAATATTCTTGACGAGGACTTCACCAAAGCAATCGAAAAGATGAAACAGATTGAAGAGATTACATCTAGATTACGGGGCCTAGATTGCGGATCTTGCGGGGCGCCAAATTGTCGTGCGTTGGCTGAAGATATTGTTCAAGGAAAGGCGCGCATGGAAGATTGTGTATTCTATCAAGAACAACAACATTTATGGAGGTTAGAAGATGAAAGTGAGTGA
- a CDS encoding DRTGG domain-containing protein has product MKVSEMLAGAELIQVAGESGNGNEIKGAYIGDLLSLVMSRALEGNLWITIQAHENIVAVASLVEVSAIVVAEGIRVEAGTIEKANELDIPIFESIAPAFELAKTMIGLGIQ; this is encoded by the coding sequence ATGAAAGTGAGTGAAATGCTGGCAGGAGCCGAGTTGATTCAAGTAGCCGGCGAATCGGGGAATGGCAACGAAATCAAGGGTGCCTATATTGGTGATCTTTTAAGTCTAGTTATGTCCCGCGCCTTGGAAGGGAATCTTTGGATTACCATTCAAGCCCATGAAAATATTGTGGCCGTTGCAAGTTTGGTTGAAGTCAGTGCGATCGTTGTTGCTGAGGGAATTCGTGTAGAAGCAGGAACCATTGAAAAGGCCAATGAATTGGATATTCCGATTTTCGAATCAATAGCTCCAGCATTTGAACTAGCGAAAACGATGATTGGGCTGGGTATCCAGTGA